The Victivallis sp. Marseille-Q1083 genome has a window encoding:
- the arfB gene encoding alternative ribosome rescue aminoacyl-tRNA hydrolase ArfB, whose protein sequence is MANPLAVTARIIIPEEELQEEFFCASGPGGQNVNKVSTAVRLSFRPAASSALSDYQKARILDRLAGQLTGDGVLAVTCQSYRTQGQNRQQAAEKLANLLRGALTTPKVRRPTKPSLGAVRRRLETKKKHSVKKRQRQDRDW, encoded by the coding sequence ATGGCCAATCCTCTGGCGGTGACCGCCCGCATCATCATTCCGGAAGAAGAGTTGCAGGAGGAATTTTTCTGCGCCTCCGGGCCGGGCGGCCAGAACGTCAACAAAGTTTCGACCGCGGTCCGGCTCTCCTTCCGTCCGGCGGCCTCTTCGGCATTGTCGGACTACCAGAAAGCCCGGATATTGGACCGCCTGGCCGGCCAGCTCACCGGCGACGGTGTGCTGGCGGTGACCTGTCAGAGTTACCGCACCCAGGGACAGAACCGCCAGCAGGCGGCGGAAAAATTGGCAAACCTGCTGCGCGGAGCATTGACCACGCCTAAAGTCCGCCGACCGACCAAACCTTCGCTCGGCGCCGTCCGGCGGCGGTTGGAAACGAAGAAAAAGCACTCCGTCAAAAAGCGACAGCGCCAGGACCGGGATTGGTGA
- a CDS encoding FKBP-type peptidyl-prolyl cis-trans isomerase, translated as MNMDLTQEKTRMSYALGINMGEYLNHLPIEIEKDVLLQAMKDYFAGAPQLKSEEYHNTMQLFQQQMQQKAKDAIAKISQENREAETAFLATNRQLPDVVTTASGLQYKVMTPGNGPQPSAADTVRVHYTGMLLDGRVFDSSVKRGQPAEFGVNQVIPGWAEALQLMPVGSKYKLFIPAALAYGERGAGEAIPPNAMLLFEVELLEIL; from the coding sequence ATGAACATGGATTTGACCCAGGAAAAGACCCGGATGAGTTACGCGCTCGGCATCAACATGGGAGAATATCTCAACCATTTGCCGATCGAAATAGAAAAGGACGTGCTGCTGCAGGCGATGAAGGATTATTTTGCCGGTGCGCCGCAATTGAAAAGCGAAGAATATCACAATACCATGCAGCTGTTCCAGCAGCAGATGCAGCAGAAGGCCAAAGATGCCATTGCCAAAATTTCCCAAGAGAATCGCGAGGCGGAAACGGCATTCCTGGCGACCAATCGGCAATTGCCCGATGTCGTGACCACCGCCAGCGGCCTGCAATATAAGGTCATGACGCCGGGAAACGGTCCGCAACCGTCGGCGGCGGATACCGTCCGGGTGCATTATACCGGCATGCTGCTCGACGGCCGGGTGTTCGACAGCTCCGTCAAGCGCGGGCAGCCGGCGGAATTCGGCGTCAATCAGGTCATTCCCGGCTGGGCGGAAGCGTTGCAATTGATGCCGGTCGGCAGCAAATACAAACTGTTCATTCCGGCGGCGCTGGCCTATGGGGAACGCGGCGCCGGCGAAGCGATTCCGCCGAATGCCATGCTGCTTTTCGAAGTGGAGCTGCTGGAAATTCTGTAA
- a CDS encoding ABC transporter substrate binding protein, which translates to MFKNISVWRRSIVLLFALSILMIMTAALRADDPDRKPLHILFLTSYDSSYKWTTDVVEGFQEYLRRRNLPIKTDIVELNFAHTGGNLPEPTDLTWLERHLDKGDYDLIVASGSAAVELLLDNQAKLPENFPLIFCGYYDDGKLTPEAYPNLTGLLQKVDIAANVQLGMKLLPETRTIAIITDGTATGQQVQRDAREALKDFTDAELIFINSSDYSTMEMLQKVAELPADSFVIFNSWSSDTQEASLATHSLTQKLHTVSPGPIFSTTNSSMGFGILGGVMTDGSFLGFETAKLAERVLNGETAGSIPIRTMPTRVLFDWQLFHNNYQLNSTLTPPGAIFINQPPGLINVYRNWLIVALFVLVILLARLIFLQRSRRDVLKNMAIYEAFPFRLVVVDPTGKILFQQVEKELRQDCETIDQLPENLKEKFQESIDKVFASRQPQSLEYDFAGSRRRVMFSLFPQAVFDIDAVLWVSIDISELDTSREALAQLANRFKLTLESIGDGVIATDDRQLITLCNPVAATLIGRKAEALIGKPLDEVLHLVSYLDDRRLPSPVTHALERGEIVELANHTDLLALDGRRYHIADSAAPIRDMAGNIAGAVLVFRDVTKEYEQRNQLRMNNFLLTTAANTAELTYFKSSIDGNRLIEEIDPHYWGMCDGRHLDVDEWLIPEDRSEFRRQKQALLSGENSEMEMVYRSDYEGRRRYFYIRVMPSPAPEENKKVFFGIIQDITKARENEQKYHDLSNMLQSILDNLPCALFVKNFDDENRYIMGNPAYCSMLGRTSEEIIGRNDADLYDAATAARLLYADSQVMESGTSLDTVENIAVNGTERIYRTLKSRLQRTFGGDWLLGIRLDITEQKQLEDERLELLERLQTYVKQEHMINNCLEAIVINTDYNQAMNEILQIIGTHSNADRCYIFSFDYERATFSNDYEWTADGIQPEIDHLKDMPMTVNPLWNEALQSRQIIKTADLATDDTMPAIRESREILLAQNIKSLIVTGIWFGGRLWGYIGVDYVRQQHDFTVMDEAIMQAAVRIIEIGLERRRNMTDLESSEYEKRLIFDSIQIPIALFDTNMKLLRVNQAAAKMVGTTPENALTLPCHLTCCGHQEPPEYCPTRLALADSQSHQHPFSIRGRDFIAVANPIFNPGGQLTHVLESCIDVTDINENQRKLQAAMEAAQAADRAKSYFLATMSHELRTPLNAVIGFSELMQTASMSSEEQQEALQAIHFAGNTLLTMINDVLDLSRIEAGQVEIVNAPMDLKLAVRDIVNVFQARAKAKNIQMELRCRDDLPLLELDGMRLRQVLLNLVGNAVKFTDEGGITVTVDYELNDRREQSGTLRISICDTGSGVAPEYIEKIFLPFERQYHHVRGNRSYEGTGLGLPISQRLVDRMGGRIELKSALGQGSCFTVVLDGVVCRPNEDNVLPAKAPEIHFGNLLKVMIVDDVEMNLKVLGAMLKKLKVDYVTCRSGREALNTLRGQNDIQLILTDLWMPEMNGEELAHLLSQNPQFAAIPIVAVTADTQLATPEGLFSAVLFKPLTMEKLQDLLISYQ; encoded by the coding sequence ATGTTCAAAAATATCTCTGTCTGGCGGCGTTCCATCGTATTGTTGTTCGCGCTCAGCATCCTGATGATTATGACAGCGGCTCTCCGGGCGGATGACCCGGATCGCAAGCCGCTGCATATTCTTTTTTTGACTTCCTATGATTCATCTTACAAATGGACGACCGATGTCGTGGAGGGATTTCAGGAGTATCTGCGGCGCCGGAATTTGCCGATCAAGACCGATATTGTCGAATTGAATTTCGCCCATACCGGCGGCAATCTGCCGGAACCGACCGATCTGACCTGGCTGGAACGTCATTTGGACAAGGGCGATTACGATCTGATTGTCGCCTCCGGCAGTGCCGCCGTTGAGTTGTTGCTGGACAATCAGGCGAAATTACCGGAAAATTTCCCGTTGATTTTCTGCGGCTATTACGATGACGGGAAACTGACTCCGGAGGCTTATCCCAATCTCACCGGCTTGCTGCAAAAGGTCGACATCGCCGCCAATGTCCAGCTCGGCATGAAACTGTTGCCGGAGACCCGGACCATCGCCATCATCACCGACGGCACTGCCACCGGGCAGCAGGTGCAGCGTGACGCGCGGGAAGCGCTGAAGGATTTCACCGACGCCGAACTGATTTTCATCAACAGCAGCGATTATTCCACGATGGAAATGTTGCAGAAAGTAGCCGAGTTGCCGGCCGATTCTTTCGTCATATTCAACAGTTGGAGCAGCGACACGCAGGAAGCTTCGCTGGCCACCCACAGCTTGACGCAGAAGCTGCACACGGTCAGCCCGGGACCGATCTTTTCGACGACCAACTCTTCGATGGGATTCGGCATCCTCGGCGGCGTCATGACCGATGGCAGCTTTCTGGGATTCGAGACCGCCAAACTGGCTGAACGGGTTTTGAACGGGGAAACGGCCGGCAGCATTCCGATCCGAACCATGCCGACCCGCGTACTCTTCGATTGGCAGTTGTTCCATAACAATTATCAGTTGAATTCCACGTTGACGCCGCCTGGAGCGATTTTTATCAATCAACCGCCCGGCCTCATCAATGTTTACCGCAATTGGCTGATCGTGGCCCTGTTCGTCCTGGTCATCCTGCTGGCCCGCTTGATTTTTCTGCAGCGCAGCCGGCGCGACGTCCTGAAAAATATGGCAATCTATGAAGCGTTTCCGTTTCGGCTGGTGGTCGTCGATCCGACCGGGAAAATTCTTTTCCAGCAGGTGGAAAAGGAGTTGCGGCAGGATTGTGAAACCATCGACCAACTGCCGGAAAACCTGAAGGAAAAATTTCAGGAAAGCATCGACAAGGTTTTTGCTTCGCGGCAGCCGCAGTCATTGGAATATGATTTTGCCGGCAGTCGGCGCCGGGTGATGTTTTCCCTGTTTCCCCAGGCTGTCTTCGATATCGACGCGGTGCTCTGGGTGTCGATCGACATCAGTGAATTGGATACCTCCCGGGAAGCTTTGGCCCAACTGGCCAACCGCTTCAAATTGACGCTGGAGTCGATCGGCGACGGCGTTATCGCCACCGACGACCGGCAGCTCATCACGCTCTGCAATCCGGTTGCCGCCACGTTGATCGGCCGCAAGGCCGAAGCATTGATCGGCAAGCCGCTGGATGAGGTATTGCACCTGGTCAGTTATCTGGATGACCGCCGGCTGCCGTCGCCGGTCACCCATGCGCTGGAACGCGGCGAAATTGTCGAATTGGCCAATCATACCGATCTGCTCGCCCTGGACGGACGGCGCTACCATATCGCCGACAGTGCGGCGCCGATCCGGGATATGGCCGGCAACATCGCCGGCGCGGTTCTGGTCTTTCGCGACGTCACCAAGGAATATGAACAGCGCAATCAATTGCGCATGAATAACTTTCTGTTGACCACCGCCGCCAACACCGCCGAACTGACTTATTTCAAAAGCAGCATCGACGGCAACCGGTTGATCGAAGAGATCGACCCGCACTACTGGGGGATGTGTGACGGCCGTCACCTGGACGTGGATGAATGGCTCATCCCGGAAGACCGCAGTGAATTCCGGCGGCAGAAACAGGCTTTGTTGTCCGGGGAGAATTCGGAAATGGAGATGGTTTACCGCTCCGATTACGAGGGGCGGCGGCGCTATTTTTACATCCGGGTGATGCCGTCGCCGGCTCCGGAGGAGAACAAGAAGGTCTTTTTCGGTATCATCCAGGATATTACCAAAGCGCGGGAAAATGAACAGAAGTATCACGATTTGAGCAATATGCTGCAGAGTATCCTCGACAACCTGCCTTGTGCGCTGTTCGTTAAAAACTTCGACGATGAAAACCGTTATATCATGGGCAATCCGGCCTATTGCTCGATGCTGGGCAGAACTTCCGAGGAAATCATCGGCCGGAATGATGCCGATCTGTACGATGCCGCCACGGCGGCCCGGCTGCTGTATGCCGACAGCCAGGTGATGGAGAGCGGCACTTCGCTCGACACGGTGGAAAATATCGCCGTCAACGGAACCGAACGGATTTACCGGACGCTCAAATCCAGGCTGCAGCGTACGTTCGGCGGCGATTGGTTGCTGGGCATCCGCCTGGACATCACCGAACAGAAACAACTGGAAGACGAACGCCTGGAATTGCTGGAACGGCTGCAAACCTACGTCAAGCAGGAGCACATGATCAACAATTGCCTGGAAGCGATCGTCATCAACACCGATTACAACCAGGCGATGAATGAAATTTTGCAAATCATCGGCACGCATTCCAATGCGGACCGCTGCTACATTTTCAGTTTCGATTACGAACGCGCCACTTTCTCCAATGATTACGAATGGACGGCCGACGGAATCCAGCCGGAGATCGACCATTTGAAAGACATGCCGATGACCGTCAATCCGTTGTGGAACGAAGCGCTGCAAAGCCGTCAAATCATCAAAACCGCCGATTTGGCCACCGATGACACCATGCCGGCCATTCGGGAGAGCCGGGAGATCCTGCTGGCTCAGAACATCAAATCGCTGATCGTCACCGGGATTTGGTTCGGCGGACGGTTGTGGGGGTATATCGGCGTCGATTATGTCCGGCAGCAGCATGATTTTACCGTGATGGACGAAGCGATCATGCAGGCGGCGGTCCGAATCATCGAAATCGGTCTGGAACGCCGCCGGAACATGACCGATCTGGAAAGCAGCGAATATGAGAAACGGTTGATTTTCGACAGCATTCAGATTCCCATCGCCCTTTTCGATACCAATATGAAATTGCTGCGGGTCAATCAGGCCGCCGCCAAAATGGTCGGCACGACACCGGAAAATGCCCTGACCTTGCCCTGTCATCTCACCTGCTGCGGGCATCAGGAACCGCCGGAATATTGTCCGACCCGCCTGGCGTTGGCCGACAGTCAGAGCCATCAGCATCCCTTTTCGATCCGGGGTCGGGATTTCATCGCCGTGGCCAATCCGATCTTCAATCCGGGCGGTCAATTGACCCATGTGCTTGAAAGTTGTATCGATGTCACTGACATCAATGAAAACCAACGAAAGCTGCAGGCCGCGATGGAAGCGGCCCAGGCGGCGGACCGCGCCAAGAGTTATTTCCTGGCGACCATGAGTCACGAACTGCGGACGCCGTTGAACGCGGTCATCGGTTTCAGCGAATTGATGCAGACGGCTTCGATGTCCTCGGAGGAACAGCAGGAGGCGCTGCAAGCCATCCATTTTGCCGGCAACACGCTGCTGACGATGATCAACGACGTGCTGGACCTGTCCCGCATTGAAGCCGGTCAAGTGGAGATTGTCAATGCGCCGATGGACTTGAAACTGGCGGTTCGCGATATCGTCAATGTGTTTCAGGCCCGGGCGAAGGCCAAGAATATTCAGATGGAGTTGCGTTGTCGGGATGATTTGCCGCTGCTGGAACTGGACGGCATGCGGCTGCGGCAGGTGTTGCTCAATTTGGTCGGCAATGCCGTCAAGTTCACCGATGAAGGCGGCATTACCGTGACGGTCGATTATGAGTTGAACGACCGGCGCGAACAAAGCGGTACGCTGCGGATTTCCATCTGTGATACCGGCAGCGGCGTCGCGCCGGAATATATCGAGAAAATTTTCCTGCCGTTCGAACGTCAATACCACCATGTCCGCGGCAACCGGAGTTACGAAGGCACCGGCCTCGGTTTGCCGATTTCCCAACGGCTGGTCGACCGGATGGGAGGCCGGATCGAGCTGAAGAGCGCGTTGGGCCAGGGAAGTTGTTTTACCGTGGTATTGGACGGGGTCGTGTGCCGCCCGAACGAGGACAATGTTTTGCCGGCCAAAGCGCCGGAAATTCATTTCGGCAACCTTTTGAAGGTGATGATCGTCGACGATGTCGAGATGAACCTCAAAGTGCTGGGCGCGATGCTGAAAAAGCTCAAGGTCGATTATGTCACCTGCCGGTCCGGCCGGGAGGCGCTGAATACGTTGCGCGGGCAGAATGATATTCAACTGATTCTGACCGATTTGTGGATGCCGGAAATGAACGGGGAAGAGCTGGCGCACCTGCTCAGTCAAAATCCGCAGTTTGCCGCCATTCCGATCGTGGCGGTGACGGCGGACACCCAGCTGGCGACGCCGGAAGGGCTGTTCAGTGCAGTTTTATTCAAACCGCTGACGATGGAAAAACTGCAGGATTTGTTGATCTCCTATCAATAA
- a CDS encoding TIM-barrel domain-containing protein, with product MNLELVYPGVWKLSFGLPSSHTPVAFRSKPPADGAFLPPAERPPLDCDAIRFEATRRGCRLELPHDASEDLYGLGLQLKSFRQTGKKKQLRPNSDPIADLGDSHAPVPFYLSTAGYGVLIDTARYAVFYCGTHHDRQAAAAAESPVRGLADSTEALYAAPTESGDPVTVEIPHEKGVELYLFAGPAMRDALCRYVLFSGGGALPPLWGLGIFYRGYVHNDEEGTLRLARQLRESQMPCDVFGLEPGWQSHSYSCSFVWDRQRFPAPDRLAGEMRKLGFELNLWEHPFTHPAAPFHADIAPFSGSVEVWNGLVPDFATPEGRELYGAYHRKTFLERGITGFKIDECDHSDYIASDWSFPEYAGFPSGLDGEEMHSLFGLLSQQVLLEECERTGIRTWSNVRNTQALAAPLPFTLYSDLYDHRDFLRGLVNSGLSGLLWTPEVRQCQSEADLIRRLQLVIFSPMALINGWMIKNPPWLQFDVERNNRDELHEDREAITARCRDILELRMRLVPYLYSAFARYRIEGVPPFRPLVVDYPDDPTCRNIDDELLVGDHLLLAPLTAEMTVRTVYLPAGNWYDYRTGERFAGSRTLEIRPALEEIPLFVKEGTLMPWARSVEHITPATRFQLEPRCYGRAVRPFRLYDGDGFQLEPPLTAWVELLPAGNGQPVRLSQTSRLYGLMD from the coding sequence ATGAACCTGGAATTGGTTTATCCCGGCGTCTGGAAACTATCCTTCGGCCTGCCGTCGTCCCATACCCCGGTTGCCTTCCGCAGCAAACCGCCGGCCGACGGCGCCTTCCTGCCGCCGGCGGAACGGCCGCCGCTGGATTGCGACGCCATCCGTTTCGAAGCGACACGGCGGGGCTGCCGCCTCGAGCTGCCGCATGACGCATCTGAAGACCTTTACGGGCTCGGGCTGCAACTGAAGTCATTCCGCCAAACCGGCAAAAAGAAGCAGTTGCGGCCCAATTCCGATCCGATTGCCGATCTGGGAGACTCCCATGCCCCGGTGCCGTTTTATCTTTCCACCGCCGGCTACGGCGTGCTGATCGATACCGCCCGTTACGCCGTTTTTTACTGCGGGACGCACCATGACCGGCAGGCGGCGGCCGCCGCGGAGTCACCGGTGCGGGGCCTGGCCGACTCCACCGAAGCCCTTTATGCGGCGCCAACCGAATCGGGCGATCCGGTGACGGTGGAAATTCCGCACGAAAAAGGCGTTGAACTCTATCTTTTCGCCGGACCGGCCATGCGGGATGCGTTATGCCGTTACGTGCTCTTTTCCGGCGGCGGCGCCTTGCCGCCGTTGTGGGGCCTAGGGATTTTTTATCGCGGTTATGTCCACAATGACGAAGAGGGCACTTTGCGGTTGGCACGGCAGTTGCGCGAGTCGCAGATGCCTTGCGACGTCTTCGGCCTGGAACCCGGCTGGCAAAGTCACTCCTACAGTTGCAGTTTCGTCTGGGACCGGCAGCGTTTTCCAGCGCCCGACCGTCTGGCCGGCGAAATGCGCAAACTCGGTTTTGAGCTCAATTTATGGGAACATCCGTTCACACATCCGGCCGCGCCGTTTCATGCCGATATCGCGCCGTTTTCCGGCAGCGTCGAAGTCTGGAACGGTTTGGTACCGGACTTTGCCACGCCGGAGGGCCGGGAACTCTACGGCGCTTATCATCGGAAAACCTTTCTGGAACGAGGTATCACCGGCTTCAAAATCGATGAATGCGATCATTCGGATTATATCGCCTCCGACTGGTCGTTTCCGGAATACGCCGGATTTCCGTCCGGCCTCGACGGCGAAGAAATGCACTCGCTGTTCGGTTTGCTGTCCCAGCAAGTGCTGCTGGAAGAGTGCGAACGAACCGGCATCCGGACCTGGAGCAATGTCCGCAATACTCAGGCGCTGGCCGCGCCGCTGCCGTTCACGCTTTACAGCGACCTTTACGATCACCGGGATTTTCTGCGCGGACTGGTCAACAGCGGGCTGTCCGGCTTGCTGTGGACGCCGGAAGTGCGGCAGTGTCAATCGGAAGCCGACCTGATCCGCCGGCTTCAACTGGTGATCTTTTCGCCGATGGCGTTGATCAACGGTTGGATGATCAAAAATCCGCCGTGGCTGCAGTTCGATGTCGAACGCAACAATCGCGACGAATTGCATGAAGACCGTGAAGCCATTACCGCCCGCTGCCGCGATATTCTGGAGTTGCGGATGCGTCTGGTGCCGTATCTTTACAGCGCCTTTGCCCGCTACCGGATCGAGGGCGTACCACCGTTCCGGCCGCTGGTCGTCGATTATCCGGATGACCCGACCTGCCGGAATATCGACGATGAACTGCTCGTCGGCGATCACCTGTTGCTGGCGCCGCTGACTGCCGAAATGACCGTTCGAACGGTTTATCTGCCGGCCGGAAACTGGTATGATTACCGGACCGGCGAACGGTTTGCGGGAAGTCGGACGCTGGAAATCCGGCCGGCACTGGAGGAAATTCCGCTGTTCGTCAAAGAAGGTACGCTGATGCCATGGGCCCGCAGTGTCGAACACATCACGCCGGCAACCCGCTTCCAGCTGGAGCCGCGTTGTTACGGACGGGCGGTACGGCCGTTTCGTTTGTACGATGGCGACGGCTTTCAGCTGGAGCCGCCCTTGACGGCGTGGGTGGAACTGCTGCCGGCCGGTAACGGCCAGCCGGTACGACTGTCGCAAACCAGCCGGTTGTACGGCCTGATGGATTGA
- the gatB gene encoding Asp-tRNA(Asn)/Glu-tRNA(Gln) amidotransferase subunit GatB has protein sequence MKYEAVIGLEVHTQVRTRSKMFCSCPNRFGAEPNTLVCPVCMGYPGVLPVPNRQAIRQTVVAGLLTNCQIARFSKFDRKSYFYPDMPKNYQISQYDLPFCEHGYVEIGGKGFSGADLPAKKIGITRIHLEEDVAKLNHFPGASGVDYNRAGVPLMETVSEPDMRTPDEAYAYLTALKEIMQYGDISDCDMEKGQMRCDVNISLREAGTEKFGTKIEIKNLNSFRAVHRALEYEIWRQAELLDAGKTLQQETRGWNDDHGETYLMRTKEQAHDYRYFPDPDLMPFVFPAEEIDAIRAQLPELPAAMRERFVRDYELTSYDAEVLTQDRRTAAYFDRAAQLLKTPKLAANWITSELLRELSNAQQHIETCRIAPEQLAALITLIENKTINGKIGKEVFAEMFATGKDPKAIVDAKGLVQLSDAGAVAALVDQAIAANPAQVAQYQAGNPKVLQFFVGQVMKLSKGKANPQLVVELLQQKL, from the coding sequence ATGAAATACGAAGCAGTCATCGGACTGGAAGTTCATACGCAGGTCCGCACCCGCAGCAAGATGTTTTGTTCCTGTCCCAACCGATTCGGCGCGGAACCCAATACGCTGGTCTGTCCGGTCTGCATGGGGTATCCCGGCGTGCTGCCGGTGCCGAACCGGCAGGCGATCCGCCAGACCGTCGTGGCCGGGCTGCTGACCAATTGTCAGATCGCCCGGTTCAGCAAGTTCGACCGCAAGAGTTATTTTTACCCGGATATGCCGAAGAACTACCAGATTTCCCAGTACGATCTGCCGTTCTGCGAGCACGGCTACGTCGAAATCGGCGGCAAAGGTTTTTCCGGTGCCGATTTGCCGGCCAAAAAGATCGGCATTACCCGCATTCATCTCGAAGAAGACGTCGCCAAACTCAATCATTTTCCCGGCGCCAGCGGGGTCGATTACAACCGCGCCGGCGTGCCTTTGATGGAAACGGTCAGCGAACCGGATATGCGCACCCCGGACGAGGCTTACGCCTACCTGACCGCCCTCAAGGAGATCATGCAGTACGGTGATATCAGCGACTGCGACATGGAGAAAGGCCAGATGCGTTGCGATGTCAATATTTCACTGCGCGAAGCCGGAACGGAAAAATTCGGCACGAAAATCGAAATCAAAAATCTGAACAGTTTCCGCGCCGTCCACCGGGCACTGGAATATGAAATCTGGCGGCAGGCCGAACTGCTGGACGCCGGCAAGACGCTGCAGCAGGAAACGCGCGGCTGGAATGACGATCATGGCGAAACCTATTTGATGCGGACCAAAGAACAGGCCCATGACTATCGTTACTTTCCGGACCCGGATTTGATGCCGTTCGTTTTCCCGGCCGAGGAAATCGACGCGATCCGCGCCCAACTGCCGGAATTGCCTGCGGCGATGCGCGAACGTTTCGTCCGGGATTATGAATTGACTTCCTATGATGCCGAAGTGTTGACCCAGGACCGCCGGACCGCCGCCTATTTCGACCGGGCGGCCCAATTGTTGAAAACTCCGAAGCTGGCCGCCAACTGGATCACCTCCGAACTGTTGCGGGAGTTGTCGAATGCGCAGCAGCACATCGAAACATGCCGGATTGCGCCGGAACAACTGGCCGCGTTGATTACCCTGATCGAAAACAAGACCATCAACGGCAAAATCGGCAAGGAGGTGTTCGCCGAAATGTTCGCCACCGGCAAAGATCCGAAAGCGATCGTCGACGCCAAAGGTCTGGTGCAACTCAGCGATGCCGGCGCCGTGGCGGCACTGGTCGACCAGGCGATCGCCGCCAACCCGGCACAAGTCGCGCAGTACCAGGCCGGCAATCCCAAAGTGCTGCAATTTTTCGTCGGACAGGTGATGAAGTTGAGCAAAGGCAAGGCCAATCCGCAACTGGTGGTGGAGTTGCTGCAGCAGAAATTGTGA